The genomic stretch tgaaaataaagtctGCACACAAAGAACCTGCATATAAAGAACCTgcataaataaatgttgaaatatcACAAACCTGTTTATATGTATACTACATGTACTAATCAACAGTTTCTTTTGAGAAATTTGATTTAAGTTTGAAACACAATTATatggaaacactgacatttacagaATCTTGCAACAGTCCAGGGTACAGAAACTACTGGTCTGAAGCTATAAGGTCTGATAGCATGCATTATGTATCTACATGTTCTCACCGTGGTGAGTTGAATCCACTGTCAACAGTGACAGAGCTGGAATCCATACTGTCCAGTCTAGCAGAGTGGGCTGACTGCTGGTTCTGACTGGACTCTGGAAGGTTCTCTTTAGCACCAGGGAAGGTGAGGGTTCTTTCAAACCTCCTCTGTAggtccctctccttctctctctccaacagCCACTGCATGGTgcctgctccacctcctcccatcCCAACAACACCTCCTCCAGTCTTTTCGTCCTCTCCTCGACTTTTAGTCCCACCCTCCTCAAGTTCATCATCATCTGACACATTGTAGTAGTCGAAGGAGGCTTCTGCAGCACTGGTAGTGGGTTCAATTCCCTGTGGGGGGACAGATGGTGTGGCCACCAGAGGTTTCGGAGCGTCAAAGGCCTCCTGTGAATCAAGGGCATCACAGGATGAGGACAGAGTAGAAGAGGCGAGGGCTGGGGGTTTTCTCAGGGAGCTATAGCCAGGTAAAGGGAGGCTAGGAGGAGGTTTAAAGAGTGTGTCTTTACTAAAGATCTCCTTACGTTTCTCCTGACCAGAGGAGGCACTGTGGGGAGGTCGTCCATTAGGAAGAAGTGGGTCAGGGATAGAGAGAGGTATTGGAGGCAGGCTGCCACCCTTAGGTCCCACCTTCAAATCCTCCTTATTTTCTGGAGGATGGggcgtctgtctgtctgtttgcctgTCAGTGTTACCTACTTTTAATCCATCATGGCTACTTTTGCCCAGAGTTCCCAGTGGGTTTGCTGCTGTGAGAACAGCATCAGAAGAACCAGAGCACTGGAAGTAATCATCAGGAGGGACAGAGGTGAGCAGTGGTTTGGGTGAGTATGCTGGCAGGCTGTCTCTGCTCTTACTCTTCTCTAGGCTCCTGCCACCATCCAACCCCAGAGAATCCCCAGGCAGCTTAGCTGAGGGAGGTGTGGCACGAGAGTAGTGAGaagagctctgattggctcgCAGGGTGCCATCATCAGTATAGTAACGGCTCCGGTCATCGTAATAATCAGGTGGTCCAATCAACCCTGCTCCAAGCGGCCCTTTAGAATTGTCCATGGATCGAGAACGTTCCTTGGCCTTGTCACTGCGTTCATTCCTGGACTTTCTCTCCTGGGTGTGGGAGTGTGAGCGGTGGACTTTGGAGTGGTGGGCTGATGGACCATGGCTTGGCTCAGGGAAAGGCATTTCTGTGCGTCGCTTGGCGAGCTCTCCAGATACATCCCACTCTGGTGTGACTGGCAGGTGAGAGGAGTCAAGGATGTTGGGGTTGCTGTGTGCCAGGTGAAGCCGCGCCCGCTGCCGCTCCATGGCCAGGGCGTGTTCCCTTGGTGACCGAGCTAGCGAGGATGAGTAGGCTCGATAGTCCCTGTCGGCCAGCTCCAGGTGGGAACCATCGCTTGGCTCGCCCCGGGATGCCCTTGTCTTGCTATGTGAGCGGCTGAGTTTCGTCTGGGACTGTTTCCTGTGTCTACCCCCACTTCTCCTACTCCtagagctctgattggctgacgaCGCTTTGCTCCGCTGAGCACGCTCTTCTTCAAGACGCTTCATGACTGCTGTGTGCCGGGCGAGGTTCTCCACAGTAAGGTCAGGATTAATTCTGCGGATGATCTCCATCTCTACATGGCGTGGCAGCTGGCTGGGTGCCTCCTCGTCACGGAGCGGCCACTCCTCAGGGGGGAACTGTGCGGAGAAGGTGGCCAACTGCTTGGCCTTGTCCTTTTTAAAGCTCAGACGGAACAGCTTCAAACCAAACTTCCGACTTCCTGTACCACTTCCTCCACCGGCTTGTTTCTCTATCTCTGCAGAACCcccgcctcctccacctcccccacctCGGTGCTTGGTTAGCGTGTCCGTCTTGAAGGGAAACCCGAGGGTGCTACGGCTCTTATCTGTGTTGCCTCCTGTTTGTTGAGGAGGTGTCTGTGGGGAGTGTGGGGATGAATACGCCTCGCGGTGGTCTTTGGGGGACCGGCGCTGCAAGGTAGTGTGGTGGCTTGGGGGGTCGTCTCCACGGTAAGTGTTGTTGTAAAAAGACTCTCCACCGCCTCCCCCACTGTGGTTTTGGCTGGACTTTGGATGTGTTCGATCTCGCACACCTCCAGAGGTGGACGGGGTGATGGTGccagagagaggggaggtgcactgtgtctgctgatgctgctgttggttctgatgttgctgctgctggtgtcgGTCAATGGATCGCTCATCTAAGTGGTACCACTTGGAGCTGGTTCGGATTAGGCTTGGAGTTATGAAGTAAGTCTGAGGGGTTACAATAAAATATCCGTCTGGTGTTGGGTAGATCTTCCGTTCACGGACCAGCATGCTTAGCGTGTGGTGCAGAACCTCCTCTGTTGGTGTAGGAACACCTGAGCAGAATAAGAGATAAGGAGCAGTTAAAGCAGGGACATGTCATGTCAGGGACATTTTGTTAACAATGAAGTTATGAAATAAATCCAAAAGCAAGTGCAGTCAAAGGTACTCTGAGGTGACTAATAATGAAACTATTTTTCATCTTGCATTGAACTGACACGGCCTTAAGCCTGAACAaattgtctttgtgttttttatacAGAACAAAAATATAGAACATAAGTTTATATAGAACAAAAGATAGACAGAGAACTAGAGAATCATGTAAGAATGCAGGAGTAAATAGAAGACTTCAAAAACTATGACAATTTTCTAATATATCCAGATCTTTAAGGTTAAAGTAAGAACGTGTATATATACTGCACAGCTTCAGAAAcctcagcacacacaaacaactagCTTTTTATTGTATGAGTTAATCTGAGTAGAGCCTGCATTCCTCCATAGAGAGACTGTAAAGGCCTCAGTATGCTTTAAACCTGTCAAATTGTATTTGTATACTCAGAACCTGAGTATACAAATAggaatttaatgttctttcagttttttaatgtgaacattttagAGCTCAAATACCAGAATGTGGCACCTCATAGTGAACAGGGGGGTCTACTTTATTAAAAtatatctattttattttctatgtgtttttcattcaaatgGATCATCTTGAAGTGTACTGAGAAGAAGGCCTGCTCAgaaagatttctttttgaatgTTGCACTGTTCAATTAATGGAACCACAGTTTTTTGTTCATGTGAGAATCGTTTgtgctgaagctgctgagaTTTTCTTTTGAAACACCTACAAACAGGTTACAGTAAATCAAATGAAGATGCTAACACATGAATAGGGGTTTTAGCATATGTATATAAGACAGAGCGGGACAGAGGCTTTGTCTCTAGTTCTTCTTTACACAAGATATAAAACATCCCAAACATTTTAGCCATGTAGAAGTAGTTAGTGTTAAGTGTAATTGTCCAGTATCAGTAAACTCAAAGCAGCTACAAGGGAATCATCAGGTGAGGTTTATGAACCTGTGAGTGACAGAGGACAGTGTGTCTGCTTCTGTCTACCCtactgttttcttctcttcattgTCTGCTGCTTCTCTATTCTtgcaccccccccctcctcagtatctcctgctctctctccctctgtcagtcTGGAGGTATTACTGCCAGTTACATCATAACAGCCTTTCAGCCCAGCCAGAATGATGCAACaccatgcagacagacagactgcgCACGCGCAtggatgcacacatacacatacacacacacgtttgtccattccttctcctctccattttGATGATAAGACAGCCaagcagagggaaagaggaggattCAGGACAGGTTCATCCTGACATCAACACTCTCACACTTCCTCAATGTAAAACACATCGAGATGCGTGGTAGAGCAACACCTGGCATCAGGGGAAAACTTGTAGCAGCCATCTTCTGTCAGTGATGAGACGAATGTGAATGGCAGCTGGTGAGAGTTGAGGTCCACACTAAGCTGCACAGCTATTGATTTGATCTGcctgtaaaactgaaagtgagcaTACATGAAAAGCTGCCACGTCTCTCGTTTCATCTCCGGTACAggaggtcaaagctgaacccTGCTTCAGTGGATGTGTAAATTGTGTGGgacaatttttcattttaatgttctCCTTTGATTTCCTCATGAGTTTGAGAGGAAACTCTAAGCTGGAACTTTTAGCTCTTTAAGGTCTCCTAGTAGTAAGGTAAGTGGTAAGTGGTAAGATAAGACCTACCTGTGGTTTCTGTACAGGCTAGGGTGGCCATGATACAGAAATTTCAAACTTGATATCAATACCAAGAAAAATACTCTATACCATTTTCGATATTGCAGGGACAAAAATGACCAGACCTTTGTTAATGGCCAAATGCAGGTTGTGTCCAAAAGGAAATTCCATATAAAGACTGGGGTGTCAGTCATTCAGATACTACGCtaggggtgtcaaactcaatttCATCCTAGGCCACATCAGCATTGTGGTTGTGACCTCAAAGGGCCACTTGTTACTGTAAGACTTATAGACTAAAATATCTACTCTCATATTACTGACATAACTGCCTCGACaatcagttattattagtttaataattaattaataactagCTTTGAAAGGTAAGTTATCAGGGGTGTGTGGCAGTTGCTTTTatgcattttctctttcaccagtTAAACCGAGCCAGTTCCCTCACCACACATGGCAGGCACGCCATCAGTAATAAGCCCCATCAACTTCTCCCagggtaatttcattttacttacaGACTTCTCCACCTCACTGAAGATATCCCTTTCCCTTGTCATCCCGTGCATGGTGGCCTGCCAAGTCTGCCTTCAGGCATCTTAAAAAATGGCTAGATGTGCTCTCTCtcatcagtatcagtattatCGGTGCTTTCATCAACAGCTAAATAAAAAGTCATCGCTAGCTTCTGCTAGTTCCTggactctgtctgtctctggtcAGGTCACACCTGCCCACATATCCTCAGcatacactgctttaaaaatgcacctTTACCTGCTTTAGAAAAACACTTTGAAGCTTGGGTAATTTCTTCAGCCACAATAAAGTTGGCTTTTACCGCTGCAACATTTTTTGCTGTAACTATGCAAACATATTCTGCTGAGAATGCAGGCTGCTTTTAAATTCTTCGAccttctgttgcttttctcGGTGGCTAAGGTTAGCATAAATAGTGCTTGGTGTCTAAGTGCCGACGTAAATTGTATTCCTTGggcactgctgctgcctcatA from Lates calcarifer isolate ASB-BC8 unplaced genomic scaffold, TLL_Latcal_v3 _unitig_5673_quiver_385, whole genome shotgun sequence encodes the following:
- the LOC108875504 gene encoding storkhead-box protein 2 isoform X1, which translates into the protein MESFLQIAPHSLAIVLTRVGAGEAVGVAGVSESDELPRHHTGYEIFADFKAENTQQHMWNQRITEAVSETFFLGWIDEHVLLIQGKEDHLEVLREGWMRRSLNPPRGFTIKYLGDVSPISMSPISQSQFIPLGEVLLLAISAMNSAHKPVTQEALTEHLQTCFPGVPTPTEEVLHHTLSMLVRERKIYPTPDGYFIVTPQTYFITPSLIRTSSKWYHLDERSIDRHQQQQHQNQQQHQQTQCTSPLSGTITPSTSGGVRDRTHPKSSQNHSGGGGGESFYNNTYRGDDPPSHHTTLQRRSPKDHREAYSSPHSPQTPPQQTGGNTDKSRSTLGFPFKTDTLTKHRGGGGGGGGGSAEIEKQAGGGSGTGSRKFGLKLFRLSFKKDKAKQLATFSAQFPPEEWPLRDEEAPSQLPRHVEMEIIRRINPDLTVENLARHTAVMKRLEEERAQRSKASSANQSSRSRRSGGRHRKQSQTKLSRSHSKTRASRGEPSDGSHLELADRDYRAYSSSLARSPREHALAMERQRARLHLAHSNPNILDSSHLPVTPEWDVSGELAKRRTEMPFPEPSHGPSAHHSKVHRSHSHTQERKSRNERSDKAKERSRSMDNSKGPLGAGLIGPPDYYDDRSRYYTDDGTLRANQSSSHYSRATPPSAKLPGDSLGLDGGRSLEKSKSRDSLPAYSPKPLLTSVPPDDYFQCSGSSDAVLTAANPLGTLGKSSHDGLKVGNTDRQTDRQTPHPPENKEDLKVGPKGGSLPPIPLSIPDPLLPNGRPPHSASSGQEKRKEIFSKDTLFKPPPSLPLPGYSSLRKPPALASSTLSSSCDALDSQEAFDAPKPLVATPSVPPQGIEPTTSAAEASFDYYNVSDDDELEEGGTKSRGEDEKTGGGVVGMGGGGAGTMQWLLEREKERDLQRRFERTLTFPGAKENLPESSQNQQSAHSARLDSMDSSSVTVDSGFNSPRTRESLASNTSSIVESNRRQNLALSPGHLSITTGNGPPFSFRTIPEPAGTQPEKLQKPSACLASITSV
- the LOC108875504 gene encoding storkhead-box protein 2 isoform X2 produces the protein MSPISQSQFIPLGEVLLLAISAMNSAHKPVTQEALTEHLQTCFPGVPTPTEEVLHHTLSMLVRERKIYPTPDGYFIVTPQTYFITPSLIRTSSKWYHLDERSIDRHQQQQHQNQQQHQQTQCTSPLSGTITPSTSGGVRDRTHPKSSQNHSGGGGGESFYNNTYRGDDPPSHHTTLQRRSPKDHREAYSSPHSPQTPPQQTGGNTDKSRSTLGFPFKTDTLTKHRGGGGGGGGGSAEIEKQAGGGSGTGSRKFGLKLFRLSFKKDKAKQLATFSAQFPPEEWPLRDEEAPSQLPRHVEMEIIRRINPDLTVENLARHTAVMKRLEEERAQRSKASSANQSSRSRRSGGRHRKQSQTKLSRSHSKTRASRGEPSDGSHLELADRDYRAYSSSLARSPREHALAMERQRARLHLAHSNPNILDSSHLPVTPEWDVSGELAKRRTEMPFPEPSHGPSAHHSKVHRSHSHTQERKSRNERSDKAKERSRSMDNSKGPLGAGLIGPPDYYDDRSRYYTDDGTLRANQSSSHYSRATPPSAKLPGDSLGLDGGRSLEKSKSRDSLPAYSPKPLLTSVPPDDYFQCSGSSDAVLTAANPLGTLGKSSHDGLKVGNTDRQTDRQTPHPPENKEDLKVGPKGGSLPPIPLSIPDPLLPNGRPPHSASSGQEKRKEIFSKDTLFKPPPSLPLPGYSSLRKPPALASSTLSSSCDALDSQEAFDAPKPLVATPSVPPQGIEPTTSAAEASFDYYNVSDDDELEEGGTKSRGEDEKTGGGVVGMGGGGAGTMQWLLEREKERDLQRRFERTLTFPGAKENLPESSQNQQSAHSARLDSMDSSSVTVDSGFNSPRTRESLASNTSSIVESNRRQNLALSPGHLSITTGNGPPFSFRTIPEPAGTQPEKLQKPSACLASITSV